One part of the Thermodesulfovibrio sp. 3462-1 genome encodes these proteins:
- a CDS encoding sodium-dependent transporter, which produces MQQRVSWNSKLGLILAAAGNAVGLGNILRFPSKAALYGGGAFMVPYFVALVLMGLPLMIIEWVIGRYAGRHGHGSMTGILGLFFNHASWARVLGSIGVAIPLLICMYYIYIESWTLGFAFLSLFGKMPTPVINSDAHEAVKPYVNFFKEYTKPSIMAYFFLVLTLLINWFILQKGIRRGIEITAKIGMPAIIVFGVFLGIICISANNWKGFEGLKFIYNLNFSGITNPVVWVEAAGQIFFTLSLGMGAIAVYASYVNPKEDVIKAGIWTALINEFVEVVIGASIAIPAAFAMFSSVVIPELAQEGTFRLGFMTMPAVFMSFPLGWLISFIWFMLLFLAALTSSLALIQPLIALFEDEMKWGHTKSVSVSMIFVIIGAHFSAFIPNFIDELDFWAGCFMLLLFGLLEIIIFIWIFGMNNFYKELTQNTKIILPKAFFYVVAVVSPFFIFSILYFWVVKDFKNIVFTEEPTKIVARLFILLFLVFLSIIAVKSRKIIMRDIRYTKVMKK; this is translated from the coding sequence ATGCAACAGAGAGTATCATGGAATTCAAAATTAGGTTTAATTCTTGCTGCAGCAGGCAATGCTGTTGGATTAGGAAACATTCTCAGATTTCCTTCAAAGGCTGCCCTTTATGGTGGTGGAGCCTTTATGGTTCCCTATTTTGTTGCTTTAGTTCTTATGGGATTACCACTGATGATTATTGAATGGGTTATAGGAAGATATGCGGGCAGACATGGTCATGGCTCAATGACTGGAATCTTAGGACTTTTTTTTAATCATGCAAGCTGGGCAAGAGTGCTTGGCTCCATAGGAGTTGCTATACCTTTACTTATTTGCATGTATTACATATACATTGAATCTTGGACATTGGGTTTTGCTTTTCTTTCTCTTTTCGGCAAGATGCCAACTCCTGTAATCAATTCTGATGCTCATGAAGCAGTCAAGCCCTATGTGAATTTTTTTAAAGAATATACAAAGCCTTCTATTATGGCTTATTTTTTCCTTGTTTTAACTCTTTTAATTAACTGGTTTATCCTCCAAAAAGGTATAAGACGAGGAATAGAAATTACAGCAAAAATTGGTATGCCTGCAATAATTGTCTTTGGAGTTTTTCTTGGAATAATATGCATTTCAGCAAATAACTGGAAGGGATTTGAAGGTCTAAAATTTATTTACAATCTTAATTTTTCAGGAATTACAAATCCTGTTGTATGGGTTGAAGCAGCCGGGCAGATATTTTTTACTCTCTCTCTTGGAATGGGAGCAATTGCAGTATATGCAAGCTATGTCAATCCAAAAGAGGATGTTATAAAAGCAGGAATATGGACTGCTCTAATTAATGAATTTGTAGAAGTTGTTATAGGTGCTTCAATTGCAATTCCTGCAGCATTTGCAATGTTTTCTTCAGTAGTAATTCCTGAACTTGCTCAGGAAGGCACATTCAGACTTGGATTTATGACAATGCCTGCTGTGTTTATGAGTTTTCCACTTGGATGGCTTATTTCATTTATCTGGTTCATGTTACTTTTCTTGGCAGCTCTTACATCTTCCTTAGCATTGATACAGCCTCTAATAGCTCTTTTTGAAGATGAGATGAAGTGGGGGCATACAAAATCTGTCAGTGTATCAATGATTTTTGTGATCATAGGAGCTCATTTTTCAGCTTTTATACCAAATTTTATAGACGAGCTTGATTTCTGGGCAGGCTGTTTTATGCTTCTTTTATTTGGCTTGCTTGAAATAATTATTTTTATCTGGATTTTTGGAATGAATAATTTTTACAAGGAGCTCACACAGAATACTAAAATAATATTGCCAAAGGCTTTTTTTTATGTTGTAGCTGTTGTTTCACCATTTTTTATTTTTTCAATTCTTTATTTCTGGGTAGTTAAAGATTTTAAAAATATAGTTTTTACAGAGGAGCCTACGAAAATTGTAGCAAGACTATTTATTTTGTTATTTCTTGTATTTCTGTCAATCATTGCAGTAAAAAGTCGTAAGATTATCATGAGAGACATAAGATACACAAAGGTGATGAAAAAGTGA
- the bioB gene encoding biotin synthase BioB: protein MIVKLHSKEEALNFLEKTDFYDLLFLANSGRKKYKGNKIELCAIVNAKSGACPEDCSFCCQSLKWKTHAPVYPLMDRYEILKKALEAKNYKVKRFSIVISGIKPSKQEMKKIAEAIESLRKNGINSCASLGLLNYDEISYLKDYGLQRLHCNIETSEEFFPKICTTHKFSDKVKTLEAAKKAGVSICSGGVFGMGESWKDIVSMAYFLKEFNVDSVPINFLTPIKGTPLENQPVLSPLEALKIIAMFRLILPEKDIRVCGGRPLLGEFSSWIFISGANALMTGDYLTTQGRSYIDDLKFIENHNLEIDYVVP from the coding sequence GTGATTGTAAAATTGCACTCAAAAGAGGAAGCATTAAATTTTTTAGAGAAAACAGATTTTTATGATTTGCTTTTTTTGGCAAATTCTGGAAGAAAAAAATACAAAGGCAACAAAATAGAGCTCTGCGCAATAGTTAATGCAAAAAGTGGAGCCTGCCCAGAAGACTGTTCCTTTTGCTGTCAATCTTTAAAATGGAAAACCCATGCTCCAGTTTATCCTTTGATGGACAGATATGAAATTTTAAAAAAAGCTCTGGAAGCAAAAAATTACAAAGTTAAAAGATTTTCAATTGTAATAAGTGGAATAAAGCCTTCAAAACAAGAAATGAAAAAAATTGCTGAGGCTATAGAGAGTCTTCGAAAAAATGGAATTAATAGTTGCGCTTCCTTAGGACTTTTAAACTATGATGAAATTTCATATTTAAAAGATTACGGACTTCAGAGACTTCATTGTAATATTGAAACTTCCGAAGAATTTTTTCCAAAAATATGCACAACTCACAAATTTTCAGATAAAGTTAAAACATTAGAAGCAGCTAAAAAAGCTGGTGTTTCAATATGTTCAGGTGGAGTTTTTGGAATGGGAGAGTCCTGGAAAGATATAGTTAGCATGGCATATTTTTTAAAAGAATTTAATGTAGATTCTGTTCCAATTAATTTTCTTACACCTATTAAAGGAACTCCTCTGGAAAACCAGCCTGTGTTGTCCCCTTTGGAAGCTTTAAAGATTATTGCAATGTTTAGATTGATTTTACCAGAAAAGGACATAAGAGTATGTGGAGGAAGACCATTGCTTGGTGAATTTTCTTCATGGATTTTTATTTCTGGAGCAAATGCTTTAATGACAGGTGATTATTTAACGACTCAAGGAAGAAGTTATATTGACGATTTGAAATTCATCGAGAACCACAATCTTGAGATTGATTATGTGGTCCCTTAG
- a CDS encoding 6-carboxyhexanoate--CoA ligase, translating into MRASRIENSKEIHISGAEGIYEFYELEKFLKKFFKRAIEHPKGLPDKIVFTLEKIKEEIQPVEALSVKTVFCESSEEAQKVINEHLINLGISEKAITVAWSVIKGQKMRGATLIDYLTAERLEPDKERGVRVSRIQMDKKRRMQVLKKIKNLSSEPQRVIEAVTIASKVAFCPEVVAEICVSDNPDYTTGYIASKEHGYLRITNIKKQGENTGGRAFFVKTPLDIEKLIKFLEKTPVVVL; encoded by the coding sequence ATGAGAGCCTCAAGAATTGAAAACTCTAAAGAAATTCACATCTCTGGTGCTGAGGGAATTTATGAATTTTATGAATTAGAGAAGTTTCTTAAAAAATTTTTTAAAAGAGCCATTGAACATCCGAAAGGTTTACCTGACAAAATTGTTTTTACATTAGAGAAAATAAAGGAAGAAATTCAGCCTGTTGAAGCCCTTTCAGTAAAAACAGTGTTCTGCGAGTCTTCGGAGGAGGCTCAAAAAGTTATTAATGAGCATTTAATTAATCTTGGAATTTCAGAAAAAGCAATCACAGTAGCATGGAGTGTAATAAAAGGACAAAAAATGCGAGGAGCCACATTAATTGATTATTTAACTGCAGAGCGTCTTGAACCTGATAAAGAAAGAGGTGTGAGAGTTTCAAGAATTCAGATGGACAAAAAAAGAAGAATGCAGGTTTTAAAAAAAATAAAAAATCTCTCATCTGAGCCTCAAAGAGTTATTGAAGCAGTAACAATTGCATCAAAGGTAGCATTCTGTCCTGAAGTAGTAGCTGAAATTTGCGTTTCTGACAATCCAGATTATACCACAGGATATATTGCATCAAAGGAGCATGGATATTTAAGAATAACAAATATTAAAAAACAGGGAGAAAACACTGGAGGAAGAGCCTTTTTTGTTAAAACGCCACTGGATATTGAAAAACTGATAAAATTTCTTGAAAAAACCCCTGTAGTCGTCTTATGA
- a CDS encoding diacylglycerol kinase family protein, giving the protein MKYEKVFLIGNPIAGGSAFKKITKAENILKNKGVSVETLLTEKQGDAERFAKQIKGSKILVIAAGGDGTYNEVVNGLAFSQIPMAVLPMGTTSVLAKELKIPKNTEKAIDIALKGRVQKIHLGRIKNKEKQRLFILMAGIGFDALAVFNVDSQKKRYFKKIAYILSGIKTLLNYAPTELRISNSEIKKAFSAVVCNASCYGGSFKLAPDADLRKPCFYAFLSQTRSKFELALQISGVIFGKHIKMRNTEYFRTEFLEITGDAHVQIDGDYFGKTPAQIEIVKDALNLVFPEE; this is encoded by the coding sequence ATGAAATACGAAAAAGTCTTTTTAATAGGAAATCCTATAGCAGGTGGAAGTGCTTTTAAGAAAATTACAAAAGCTGAAAATATATTGAAAAATAAAGGCGTTTCAGTAGAAACCCTGCTTACTGAAAAACAGGGGGATGCTGAAAGATTTGCAAAACAAATAAAAGGCAGTAAAATACTTGTTATTGCTGCAGGTGGAGATGGAACATACAATGAAGTTGTAAATGGGCTTGCTTTCTCTCAGATTCCAATGGCAGTTCTTCCCATGGGAACAACCTCAGTTCTTGCAAAGGAGTTGAAAATTCCTAAAAATACTGAAAAAGCAATTGATATTGCTCTTAAAGGAAGAGTTCAAAAAATTCATCTTGGAAGAATAAAAAATAAAGAAAAACAAAGACTTTTCATACTTATGGCAGGCATTGGCTTTGATGCACTGGCAGTATTTAATGTAGATTCACAGAAAAAGAGATATTTTAAGAAAATTGCCTATATTTTAAGCGGTATAAAAACTTTGCTTAATTACGCACCTACAGAGCTAAGAATTTCCAATTCAGAAATTAAAAAAGCATTCAGTGCTGTAGTATGCAATGCTTCATGCTATGGAGGCTCTTTTAAACTTGCACCAGATGCAGATTTAAGAAAACCCTGTTTTTACGCATTTCTTTCTCAAACTCGCTCTAAGTTTGAGCTTGCTCTTCAGATATCAGGAGTAATTTTTGGAAAGCATATCAAAATGAGGAATACTGAGTATTTTAGAACTGAATTCTTAGAAATCACAGGAGATGCCCATGTTCAAATAGATGGTGATTATTTCGGGAAAACTCCTGCCCAGATTGAAATAGTAAAAGATGCTCTTAACCTTGTTTTTCCTGAAGAGTAG
- a CDS encoding flagellar motor protein MotB, with translation MADKSKTTIIVKKIKKGHEAHHGGSWKVAYADFTTAMMAFFLLLWLISMLEPAKRAAIADYFTNFNLFQSGQSFMQQTSAIHEEMKQPEVKENPAERFKEQMKKSIEEKLKELKDHIMIDTVEGGVRIQIVDLEGEPMFPLSSAEPTEKAREILKVVAENIKDEPAKIAVEGHTDAVPFKGGKTTNWELSTARASSARRELEKNGVAPEKIARVVGYADTMPLIKDDPKDPRNRRISIILMFEKGQKAGVSTLQEKQG, from the coding sequence GTGGCAGATAAATCTAAAACAACAATAATAGTAAAAAAGATTAAAAAAGGACATGAAGCCCATCATGGTGGTAGTTGGAAAGTAGCCTATGCTGATTTTACAACAGCCATGATGGCTTTCTTTTTACTTCTGTGGTTAATTTCCATGCTTGAGCCTGCAAAAAGAGCTGCAATTGCCGATTACTTTACTAATTTTAATCTTTTTCAGTCCGGTCAGTCTTTTATGCAACAGACATCAGCAATTCATGAAGAAATGAAACAACCTGAGGTTAAAGAAAATCCTGCAGAGAGATTTAAAGAGCAGATGAAAAAGTCAATCGAGGAAAAACTTAAAGAACTAAAAGACCACATTATGATAGACACAGTTGAAGGTGGTGTTAGAATCCAGATTGTAGACCTTGAAGGTGAGCCAATGTTTCCCCTTTCCTCTGCTGAGCCAACTGAAAAGGCTCGGGAAATTTTAAAAGTTGTTGCAGAAAACATAAAAGATGAACCAGCAAAAATAGCAGTAGAAGGACATACAGATGCTGTGCCTTTCAAAGGAGGTAAAACTACAAACTGGGAGCTTTCAACTGCAAGAGCATCTTCAGCAAGAAGAGAGCTTGAAAAAAATGGAGTGGCACCAGAAAAAATTGCAAGAGTTGTGGGTTATGCTGATACAATGCCACTTATAAAGGATGATCCAAAAGATCCAAGAAATCGTAGAATTAGTATTATTTTAATGTTTGAAAAGGGGCAAAAAGCGGGCGTTTCTACTCTTCAGGAAAAACAAGGTTAA
- the motA gene encoding flagellar motor stator protein MotA — MLVIVGGLVVLGSIVGGYLLEKGNLSVLFQPAEVIIIFGAAIGALVIASPPHVLKGVIKGTIKTITGGGGYSKGDYMDTLLLLTELFTKIRKEGLISIEQDVEEPENSAIFSKYPKFMKNHHALSLLTDTLRTVMTTTVSSYELESILDSEIETLHETESGPVRNLLNIADSLPGLGIVAAVLGVVLTMGKMKEPPEVIGHSVGAALVGTFMGVLMCYGFVGPLARRLEASVNNEKEYLQVIKSALIAFVGGAAPQIAVEFARRNIPPHLRPSFHELEEELRALKSGR; from the coding sequence ATGCTTGTAATAGTCGGAGGACTGGTTGTCTTAGGTAGTATAGTAGGTGGTTATCTTCTTGAAAAGGGAAATCTTTCAGTTTTATTCCAGCCTGCAGAAGTCATAATAATATTTGGTGCTGCTATAGGCGCACTTGTAATAGCTTCCCCTCCTCATGTTTTAAAGGGGGTAATAAAAGGAACAATTAAAACAATCACAGGTGGTGGCGGATATTCAAAAGGAGATTATATGGATACATTATTACTTTTAACTGAACTTTTTACAAAAATCAGAAAAGAAGGACTGATTTCAATTGAGCAGGATGTGGAAGAGCCTGAAAACAGTGCTATTTTTTCTAAATATCCTAAATTTATGAAAAATCATCATGCTTTAAGCCTCCTTACGGATACACTAAGAACAGTTATGACAACAACTGTTTCTTCTTATGAACTTGAAAGCATTCTTGACAGTGAAATTGAAACACTCCATGAAACAGAATCAGGACCTGTAAGAAATCTTCTTAATATTGCTGACAGTTTACCAGGTCTTGGAATTGTAGCAGCAGTTTTAGGAGTTGTTTTAACTATGGGAAAAATGAAGGAGCCTCCAGAGGTTATAGGCCATTCCGTAGGAGCTGCTTTAGTTGGAACATTTATGGGAGTGCTGATGTGCTATGGGTTTGTTGGTCCTCTTGCAAGAAGGCTTGAAGCAAGTGTAAATAATGAAAAAGAATATTTACAGGTGATAAAATCTGCATTAATAGCTTTTGTAGGCGGAGCAGCTCCTCAGATTGCTGTTGAGTTTGCCCGTAGAAATATTCCTCCGCACTTGAGACCCAGTTTTCATGAATTAGAAGAAGAACTAAGAGCATTAAAGAGTGGCAGATAA
- a CDS encoding PilZ domain-containing protein, with amino-acid sequence MINMEESYQKMREFSRVDAVIPLQVRLVCPEERQKIKARIFGEVSFFSAPVDEPADKALAQWIKLINSKLDYLISLWSLRQEGFCELPLTEVNISGGGMSFISHECYSKGDILELKMVLESPQSIAMFVYGEVVKCERINNSYKIAVKFINIDEDIRDYIVRFVFHRQRQLIRQKREI; translated from the coding sequence ATGATAAATATGGAAGAATCATATCAGAAAATGAGAGAATTTTCAAGAGTAGATGCTGTTATACCTCTTCAAGTAAGATTGGTTTGTCCTGAAGAAAGACAGAAGATAAAGGCACGAATCTTTGGAGAAGTAAGTTTTTTTTCTGCTCCAGTCGATGAACCAGCTGATAAGGCACTGGCTCAATGGATAAAGTTAATCAATTCAAAACTGGATTATCTAATTAGTTTATGGAGCTTAAGACAAGAAGGTTTTTGTGAACTCCCACTAACTGAGGTAAATATAAGTGGAGGTGGAATGAGTTTTATCTCTCATGAATGCTACAGTAAAGGAGATATTCTTGAATTAAAAATGGTTCTTGAGTCCCCCCAATCTATTGCAATGTTTGTTTACGGAGAAGTTGTAAAATGTGAAAGAATAAACAATTCCTATAAAATAGCTGTAAAATTTATCAATATAGATGAAGATATCAGAGACTATATTGTAAGATTTGTTTTCCATCGTCAAAGACAACTAATAAGACAAAAAAGGGAAATATAA
- a CDS encoding OmpA family protein, translating to MRVRKRNNNNEEENIHRWLISYSDFLTLLFTFFVALYALSSVDITKAEKMTSSLRKVFKVIDEPISFEEDRNKAIIEDLKKLLNDISGINIKSDARGVVITLPDTLLFSSGSAELKPEATEALTRIAEKLKEIPGKVAIEGHTDNVPISSSVYRSNWELSAARASSVLHFLLQKGLNPDRFMIAGYGEYRPVASNDTEEGRAKNRRVELIILR from the coding sequence ATGAGAGTAAGAAAGAGAAATAATAACAATGAAGAGGAGAATATTCATCGTTGGCTCATATCATATTCTGATTTTTTAACTCTTTTATTTACATTTTTCGTTGCTCTTTATGCTCTGTCCAGTGTTGACATTACAAAGGCTGAAAAAATGACCTCTTCGTTAAGAAAAGTATTTAAAGTTATTGATGAACCAATATCTTTTGAAGAAGATCGCAATAAAGCAATTATTGAAGACCTCAAAAAACTCTTGAACGATATTTCAGGAATAAATATAAAGTCAGATGCAAGAGGTGTAGTAATAACTCTGCCAGATACTCTTTTGTTCAGTTCAGGCTCTGCTGAGCTAAAGCCTGAAGCCACTGAGGCACTTACAAGAATTGCTGAAAAATTAAAAGAAATTCCAGGCAAAGTGGCAATAGAAGGACATACGGATAATGTCCCAATCAGTTCTTCTGTTTACAGATCAAACTGGGAGCTATCTGCAGCAAGAGCTTCCTCGGTGCTTCATTTTCTCCTTCAAAAAGGACTCAATCCAGACAGATTCATGATTGCAGGTTATGGTGAATACAGACCTGTAGCTTCCAATGATACTGAAGAGGGTAGGGCAAAAAACAGAAGGGTTGAACTTATTATACTGAGATAA
- a CDS encoding flagellar motor protein: MDLIALFGLMIGIGAVIAGNIAEGGTTAHLVQAAAAIIVFGGTFGATVLSFPFKDLITAFVSLKVVFFSRKIDFEKSIEDILDLLVIARKRGLLALQEELDRIDDPFLKRGITYVIDGISPGIIKESLQQEIYAYEEVIRRSARVYDSAGGYAPTIGIIGAILGLIHVLKNVVDPSKIGIGIATAFVATIYGVGSANLIFIPIAKRIINKLEDEILLMELMVEGILGIEAGMNPYFLRTKLESFLRERQKERI, encoded by the coding sequence ATGGACTTAATAGCTTTGTTTGGTTTAATGATAGGAATTGGTGCTGTTATTGCTGGAAATATTGCTGAAGGAGGCACAACAGCTCATCTTGTTCAAGCTGCAGCAGCTATTATTGTATTTGGTGGAACCTTTGGTGCTACTGTCTTAAGTTTTCCCTTTAAGGACCTTATTACAGCCTTTGTTAGTTTAAAGGTTGTATTTTTTAGTAGAAAAATTGATTTTGAAAAAAGTATAGAAGATATTCTTGATCTTCTGGTTATAGCCAGAAAAAGAGGTTTGTTGGCTTTACAGGAAGAGCTGGACAGAATTGATGATCCCTTTCTAAAAAGAGGAATTACATATGTAATTGATGGAATTTCACCTGGTATTATTAAAGAGTCACTTCAACAAGAAATTTATGCATATGAAGAAGTTATAAGAAGATCTGCCAGAGTTTATGATTCTGCTGGTGGATATGCACCAACGATTGGTATTATTGGAGCTATTTTGGGACTCATTCATGTTTTAAAAAATGTTGTTGATCCATCAAAAATTGGTATAGGAATAGCAACAGCCTTTGTAGCAACTATTTATGGAGTTGGTTCTGCAAATCTTATATTTATTCCAATAGCAAAAAGAATAATTAACAAGCTTGAGGATGAAATTCTTCTTATGGAACTCATGGTGGAAGGAATTCTCGGTATAGAAGCTGGAATGAATCCTTACTTCTTAAGAACAAAGCTTGAATCTTTCCTTAGAGAACGTCAGAAGGAAAGAATATGA
- the miaA gene encoding tRNA (adenosine(37)-N6)-dimethylallyltransferase MiaA has translation MERKIVILLGPTGVGKTEVSIRLAKLLNAEIISSDSMQIYKYMDIGTAKPTLEQRKQVAHHMIDIVNPWEYFSTGTYIEKVKKIIEEVFQKGKIPLIVGGTGLYLRAMTEGIFEGPQADWHLRKKLLQEEKAQPGKLYKILKEVDPEYAQKINPADLRRTVRALEVFLKEKKSITEFHKKFTKPLVYDFIKVGLTRDRKELYKMIEQRVDKMIEAGLIEEVRNVLNLIKKNASSDIALPSLQAIGYKEIAGYLADLYCLDEAIRLIKKRTKMYAKRQFTWFKKEKDVKWFDITGIYNCQRIAEKIFQFLKRG, from the coding sequence ATGGAAAGAAAAATTGTAATTCTTTTAGGTCCTACAGGAGTAGGAAAAACAGAAGTCTCAATCAGGCTTGCTAAGCTTTTAAATGCGGAAATAATAAGCTCGGATTCAATGCAAATTTATAAATATATGGACATTGGAACAGCAAAACCAACATTGGAACAAAGAAAACAAGTAGCTCATCATATGATAGATATTGTTAACCCATGGGAGTATTTTAGCACCGGAACGTATATTGAAAAAGTTAAAAAAATTATAGAAGAAGTTTTTCAAAAAGGTAAAATTCCATTGATTGTTGGTGGCACTGGGCTTTATCTCAGAGCTATGACAGAGGGAATTTTTGAAGGTCCTCAGGCTGATTGGCACTTAAGAAAAAAACTTTTACAGGAAGAAAAGGCACAACCTGGCAAACTTTATAAAATTTTAAAGGAAGTTGATCCTGAGTATGCTCAAAAAATTAATCCTGCTGATTTAAGAAGAACAGTAAGAGCATTAGAAGTATTTTTAAAAGAGAAAAAAAGCATAACTGAATTTCATAAAAAGTTTACAAAACCTCTGGTGTATGATTTTATAAAAGTTGGACTTACAAGAGATCGTAAGGAGCTTTATAAAATGATTGAGCAAAGAGTTGACAAAATGATTGAGGCAGGATTAATTGAGGAAGTGAGAAATGTTTTAAATTTAATAAAGAAAAATGCCTCTTCAGATATCGCGCTTCCATCGCTACAGGCAATTGGTTATAAGGAAATTGCAGGATATCTTGCTGATTTGTATTGTCTTGATGAAGCTATAAGACTTATAAAAAAGAGAACAAAAATGTATGCAAAAAGGCAGTTTACATGGTTTAAAAAAGAAAAGGATGTAAAATGGTTTGACATAACTGGAATTTATAATTGTCAAAGAATTGCAGAGAAAATTTTTCAATTTTTAAAAAGAGGATAA
- a CDS encoding ATP-binding cassette domain-containing protein encodes MGKVIGKNLTKYYRQFKALDSASFEIRQGECFGFLGPNGAGKTTLMGMIYGFIKPSSGEIEIAGIKADEKTFPELKKKIGVIPQDNNLDPDIDVLENLIVYARYFDIGKKQALKRAIVMSSATPLFLF; translated from the coding sequence GTGGGTAAAGTTATAGGAAAAAATTTAACAAAGTATTACAGACAGTTTAAAGCCCTTGATTCAGCCAGTTTTGAAATAAGGCAGGGAGAATGTTTTGGCTTTCTTGGACCAAATGGTGCTGGAAAAACAACCCTTATGGGAATGATTTATGGATTTATTAAACCCTCTTCAGGAGAAATAGAAATAGCTGGTATCAAAGCCGATGAAAAAACTTTTCCAGAACTTAAGAAAAAAATTGGAGTTATTCCACAGGACAACAATCTTGACCCTGACATTGATGTCCTTGAAAACCTTATTGTTTATGCAAGATACTTTGACATTGGTAAAAAACAAGCCCTTAAAAGAGCTATTGTAATGTCTTCAGCTACACCTCTTTTCTTGTTCTAA
- the moaC gene encoding cyclic pyranopterin monophosphate synthase MoaC, producing the protein MTLTHFDEKGQARMVDVTGKPVTERIAITEGIVKMKPETLKMILNKEIAKGDVFQVARLAGIMASKMTPHLIPLCHPLPITSVEIDFEPDEENSHVKIKTTVKTTAQTGVEMEAMVATSIAALTFYDMCKAVDKEMVIGEIKLIYKSGGKSGEFIRT; encoded by the coding sequence ATGACACTTACTCATTTTGACGAAAAAGGACAAGCACGGATGGTTGATGTTACAGGAAAACCTGTAACAGAGAGAATTGCTATCACTGAAGGTATTGTAAAGATGAAGCCTGAAACCTTAAAAATGATTTTAAATAAGGAAATTGCAAAGGGTGATGTTTTTCAGGTTGCCCGTCTTGCTGGAATTATGGCTTCAAAGATGACTCCCCATCTTATACCGCTCTGTCATCCACTTCCAATTACATCAGTGGAGATTGATTTTGAACCTGATGAAGAAAACTCTCATGTAAAAATAAAAACCACTGTAAAAACAACAGCGCAAACAGGAGTTGAAATGGAGGCAATGGTTGCTACCTCAATAGCTGCTCTTACATTTTATGACATGTGTAAGGCAGTTGACAAAGAGATGGTAATTGGAGAAATAAAGCTTATTTATAAATCAGGAGGAAAAAGCGGAGAATTTATTCGAACCTAA
- a CDS encoding SDR family oxidoreductase produces the protein MMQSIKGQVALITGASKGIGLATAEKFANEGANLVLVARSKELLNNVTEKLTTYGVNVINVPADLTKPEEVERVFKVLKDYFQRLDILVNNAGRGIFNYIENGSPKEWKEVIDLNLTGLIYCTHLAVKMMIPRRSGHIVNISSVAGRVGIPGWSVYCATKWAVIGFSESIRKELIKYNIRVTVIEPGVVATEWGENMPEEWIKSRGAMKALKAHDIAEAIYYAVTQPEHVSVNELLIRPSEQER, from the coding sequence ATGATGCAATCCATTAAAGGGCAAGTTGCACTTATAACTGGTGCATCAAAGGGAATTGGCTTGGCAACTGCTGAAAAGTTTGCTAATGAGGGAGCTAATCTTGTTTTAGTAGCTAGGTCAAAGGAATTATTGAATAATGTAACTGAGAAGCTGACAACTTATGGAGTAAATGTGATCAATGTTCCTGCTGATCTTACAAAACCTGAGGAAGTTGAAAGAGTTTTTAAAGTATTGAAAGATTATTTTCAAAGGCTTGATATTTTAGTTAACAATGCTGGAAGAGGAATTTTTAATTACATTGAAAATGGCTCACCAAAAGAATGGAAAGAAGTTATTGATCTGAATCTTACAGGGCTTATTTACTGTACTCATTTAGCTGTAAAAATGATGATTCCCAGGAGAAGTGGTCATATTGTGAATATTTCTTCTGTAGCTGGAAGAGTTGGGATTCCGGGATGGTCTGTTTACTGTGCTACAAAATGGGCAGTTATAGGTTTTTCTGAATCAATTCGTAAGGAGTTGATAAAATACAATATTCGTGTTACAGTAATAGAACCAGGTGTTGTTGCAACTGAATGGGGTGAAAACATGCCAGAGGAATGGATAAAAAGTAGAGGTGCTATGAAAGCATTAAAAGCTCACGATATTGCAGAGGCAATCTATTATGCGGTAACTCAGCCCGAGCATGTCAGTGTAAATGAACTACTTATAAGGCCATCAGAGCAGGAAAGATGA